The following proteins come from a genomic window of Aptenodytes patagonicus chromosome 21, bAptPat1.pri.cur, whole genome shotgun sequence:
- the MARCKSL1 gene encoding MARCKS-related protein, with the protein MGSQGSKAAKAEGSAPPAGRAAATEPAKANGQENGHLRLNGDMTPKAGGEAAPLNGNGSAEPLKEESKGEPGGGDAIEPAPPAEGGDAKPEGAAAPKDTPKKKKKFSFKKSFKLSGISFRKNKKEAGDSSGSSPTEDQGKAEAKGEENPACSASGTEPSAPPEEGTAEEQGSPGESSPTDDGQQGAEPKREDAGAGGSKEEEKQQPGESHGDTAKPEEPSKPAGPEPATTPAAAEQKEE; encoded by the exons ATGGGCAGCCAGGGCTCCAAGGCGGCCAAGGCGGAGGGCAgcgccccgccggccggccgcgccgccgccaccgAGCCCGCCAAGGCCAACGGGCAG gagAACGGCCATTTGAGGCTCAACGGGGACATGACGCCCAAGGCGGGCGGCGAGGCAGCGCCCCTGAACGGGAACGGCTCGGCTGAACCCCTCAAGGAGGAGAGCAAGGGCGAGCCGGGCGGCGGGGACGCCATCGAGCCCGCTCCCCCCGCCGAAGGGGGGGATGCTAAACCCGAAGGTGCCGCGGCCCCCAAGGACACccccaagaagaagaagaagttcTCGTTCAAGAAATCCTTCAAGCTGAGCGGGATCTCGTTtaggaagaacaagaaagaagCCGGGGACTCCTCTGGGTCCTCTCCCACGGAGGACCAAGGCAAGGCAGAGGCCAAGGGAGAGGAGAACCCCGCTTGCTCGGCCAGCGGGACGGAGCCGTCGGCTCCCCCCGAGGAGGGGACGGcggaggagcagggcagccccggggagagCAGCCCTACCGATGACgggcagcagggagctgagcccAAGAGGGAGGACGCGGGAGCGGGGGGaagcaaggaggaagagaagcagcagccaggggaAAGCCACGGGGATACAGCCAAACCAGAGGAGCCCTCAAAACCTGCGGGGCCTGAGCCCGCAACAACTCCGGCGGCAGCGGAGCAGAAGGAAGAGTAG